A genomic stretch from Triticum aestivum cultivar Chinese Spring unplaced genomic scaffold, IWGSC CS RefSeq v2.1 scaffold257199, whole genome shotgun sequence includes:
- the LOC123177163 gene encoding pentatricopeptide repeat-containing protein At5g08510 yields MPRGDTAVSNALLSAYARAGLLDAAEKLFGEMPDRNVVSWTAMVSGYVQNGRHEEAVGAFLEMWEGAGVQPNELTVSSVLPACAAVGAMELGRKVEEYARGKGHLVNVYVANALLEMYAKCGSIQRAWQVFQGIGRRRDLCSSNSMIMAFALHGSWREALALFHKLRMTGAKPDGITFVGVILACTHGGLVDEGKLLFNSMEAEFSLTPRIEHYGCMVDLLGRAGLLNEAYSMIVSMPVEPDAVIWGALLGACSFHGNVELAETAVNKLIFLEPQNTGNLVILSNIYASSGKWDGVAQVWKLLKEKDHKKSAGYSFIELDGRMHKFLVEDKSHPRFVEVYSTLDSVTMLMKLVGLENEEEAEQLFLSPVEI; encoded by the exons atgccgcgCGGGGACACGGCCGTCAGCAACGCGCTGCTCTCGGCCTACGCCAGGGCCGGCCTCCTCGACGCCGCGGAGAAGCTGTTCGGGGAAATGCCGGACCGGAACGTGGTCTCCTGGACCGCGATGGTGTCCGGGTACGTGCAGAACGGCCGGCACGAGGAGGCCGTGGGGGCGTTCCTGGAGATGTGGGAGGGGGCAGGGGTGCAGCCGAATGAGCTGACGGTGAGCAGCGTGCTGCCCGCGTGCGCGGCTGTTGGGGCCATGGAGCTGGGGAGGAAGGTGGAGGAGTACGCGAGGGGCAAAGGCCACCTGGTGAATGTGTATGTGGCCAATGCACTGCTGGAGATGTATGCCAAGTGTGGCAGCATCCAGAGAGCTTGGCAGGTGTTTCAGGGGATCGGTCGTCGGCGAGATCTCTGttcttcgaactcaatgatcatgGCATTCGCCTTGCATGGCTCCTGGAGGGAAGCACTTGCCTTGTTCCATAAGTTGAGG ATGACAGGGGCTAAACCAGATGGTATCACATTTGTTGGAGTCATTTTGGCTTGCACTCATGGAGGTTTGGTAGATGAAGGAAAGCTACTCTTCAACTCCATGGAGGCCGAATTTAGTCTTACTCCAAGAATTGAGCACTATGGTTGCATGGTTGATCTGCTTGGGCGTGCTGGTCTCCTGAATGAAGCCTACAGTATGATAGTAAGCATGCCAGTGGAGCCTGACGCCGTCATCTGGGGAGCCTTGCTCGGTGCCTGCAGCTTCCATGGAAACGTAGAACTAGCGGAAACAGCAGTAAACAAACTCATCTTTCTTGAGCCACAAAACACTGGAAATCTGGTGATCCTGTCAAACATATACGCGTCGTCTGGAAAATGGGACGGTGTTGCCCAGGTATGGAAGTTACTCAAGGAGAAAGACCACAAGAAATCAGCTGGGTACAGCTTCATAGAGCTAGATGGCAGGATGCACAAGTTCCTTGTTGAGGATAAGTCACATCCAAGATTTGTGGAGGTGTACAGCACCCTTGACAGTGTCACAATGCTCATGAAGCTTGTCGGACTAGAAAATGAGGAAGAAGCGGAACAGCTGTTTCTGTCACCTGTAGAGATCTAA